The following are encoded in a window of Streptomyces griseiscabiei genomic DNA:
- a CDS encoding response regulator, producing MTVRVLVADDQDLVRTGLSMILEAQPDIEVVGQAADGHAAVELAHRLRPDVCLVDIQMPGLDGIEVTRLLAGRGVPDPIAVVVITTFDLDEYVHGALRAGARGFLLKDAGPALLVQAVHAAAVGDALIAPNITRRLLATLAAREPSSRRTQPIEPLTEREEEVLTLVARGRTNAEIAAELFIGLTTAKTHVASLLAKIGARNRVEIAMWAYDTGRVGA from the coding sequence ATGACGGTGCGCGTGCTGGTGGCCGACGACCAGGATCTGGTGCGCACCGGCCTGTCGATGATCCTTGAAGCGCAGCCCGACATCGAGGTCGTCGGCCAGGCCGCCGACGGCCACGCCGCCGTCGAGCTGGCGCATCGGCTCCGCCCCGACGTGTGCCTGGTCGACATCCAGATGCCCGGCCTCGACGGCATCGAGGTGACCAGGCTCCTCGCAGGGCGCGGCGTCCCGGACCCGATCGCGGTAGTGGTGATCACGACATTCGACCTCGACGAATACGTCCATGGCGCGCTTCGGGCCGGCGCCCGGGGTTTTCTGCTCAAGGACGCCGGGCCGGCGCTGCTCGTCCAGGCCGTCCATGCGGCCGCCGTCGGCGATGCCCTGATCGCACCGAACATCACCCGACGGCTGCTGGCCACCCTCGCCGCCAGGGAACCGTCGAGCCGACGGACCCAACCGATCGAGCCGCTCACCGAACGCGAGGAGGAGGTGCTGACGCTGGTCGCCCGTGGCCGCACGAACGCCGAGATCGCCGCCGAGCTGTTCATCGGCCTGACGACCGCCAAGACCCACGTCGCCAGCCTGCTGGCCAAGATCGGCGCCCGCAACAGGGTCGAGATCGCGATGTGGGCGTACGACACCGGCCGGGTGGGTGCCTGA
- a CDS encoding sensor histidine kinase has protein sequence MTTNALSPLWAEPRAADAPERVSRDWVLVGVVMVTALLEGVLRDDVAWRPFATIVAVGLAPLLLWRRTHPLACVVVAFGTAMALGLASLLGGAPSVGLDTMIYVLVLVYALVRWGSGREIVTGLAVVAVAAGIGTVADYTGPTDVIGVFAVLAAAANGAAFRYRAESWRRALDQSRTQERVGLARELHDIVAHHVSAIAVQAQAGRAMAGQRPGAALEALEVIEGEASRTLAEMRAMVRVLRDGAPAECAPQPGVADLTSLARRAPVPVVDVELPDDMGELPPQIDAAVYRLAQEALTNALRHARNASRVEIRVVEGAGRLRLRVSDDGQIDRARSVNHGFGLLGMTERAQLLGGTLRAGPGPEGGWTVDAEMPTKVRR, from the coding sequence GTGACCACCAATGCCCTGAGCCCGCTGTGGGCCGAGCCCCGCGCCGCGGACGCTCCCGAACGGGTGTCCCGCGACTGGGTGCTGGTCGGGGTGGTGATGGTGACGGCGCTGCTCGAAGGAGTCCTCCGGGACGACGTCGCCTGGCGGCCGTTCGCGACGATCGTGGCGGTCGGACTTGCGCCGCTGCTGTTGTGGCGGCGTACCCACCCGTTGGCCTGTGTCGTGGTGGCCTTCGGCACCGCGATGGCGTTGGGACTGGCGAGCCTGCTGGGCGGGGCCCCGAGCGTGGGCCTCGACACGATGATCTACGTCCTGGTGCTCGTCTACGCGCTGGTCCGCTGGGGCTCAGGGCGTGAGATCGTGACCGGGCTGGCGGTGGTGGCGGTCGCCGCGGGAATCGGTACGGTCGCCGACTACACCGGGCCGACCGACGTCATCGGCGTGTTCGCCGTCCTGGCCGCGGCGGCAAACGGAGCGGCGTTCCGCTACCGCGCCGAGAGCTGGCGCCGGGCGTTGGACCAGAGCCGCACCCAGGAGCGGGTCGGCCTCGCGCGCGAGTTGCACGACATCGTCGCCCACCACGTCTCGGCGATCGCTGTGCAGGCGCAGGCGGGCCGGGCGATGGCCGGGCAGCGACCTGGAGCGGCGCTCGAGGCGCTGGAGGTCATCGAAGGGGAAGCGTCTCGGACGCTCGCGGAGATGCGGGCGATGGTCCGGGTGCTGCGCGACGGAGCGCCGGCGGAGTGCGCCCCCCAGCCCGGCGTCGCCGACCTGACGTCCCTCGCCCGACGCGCCCCGGTCCCGGTCGTCGACGTAGAGTTGCCGGACGACATGGGCGAACTTCCGCCCCAGATCGACGCGGCGGTCTACCGGCTGGCGCAGGAGGCGCTGACCAACGCCCTGCGGCACGCCCGCAACGCCTCGCGTGTGGAGATCCGGGTCGTGGAGGGCGCGGGAAGGCTGCGACTGCGCGTGAGCGACGACGGACAGATCGACCGGGCACGGTCGGTGAACCACGGCTTCGGGCTGCTGGGGATGACCGAGCGCGCGCAGCTGCTCGGCGGCACGCTGCGTGCCGGGCCGGGGCCCGAGGGCGGGTGGACGGTCGACGCCGAGATGCCGACGAAGGTACGGCGATGA
- a CDS encoding DUF6326 family protein, producing MRTRQPTTTALENQRIPVRAKLAAAWTSFMFLYVYVDILAFFKPGVIDDIQAGVVWEFSISQTLLTTFLVLMAIPILMIVLSAALPARANRITNLVVASVQVPFAAFNAVGESWTYFYGLGVALEVIVLALILRYAWTWPRTTPSATPATGPDREAVRAKQQA from the coding sequence ATGAGAACGCGTCAACCCACCACGACCGCACTGGAGAACCAGCGGATCCCGGTGAGAGCCAAGCTCGCCGCGGCGTGGACAAGCTTCATGTTCCTGTACGTCTACGTGGACATCCTCGCCTTCTTCAAGCCCGGTGTCATCGATGACATCCAGGCCGGCGTCGTCTGGGAGTTCAGCATCAGCCAGACGTTGTTGACCACCTTCCTCGTGCTCATGGCGATCCCGATCCTCATGATCGTGCTGTCGGCGGCGCTGCCCGCCCGGGCGAACCGCATCACGAACCTCGTCGTGGCCTCGGTACAGGTCCCCTTCGCGGCCTTCAACGCGGTGGGCGAGTCCTGGACGTACTTCTACGGCCTCGGCGTCGCACTGGAAGTGATCGTTCTCGCCCTCATCCTGCGGTACGCCTGGACCTGGCCCCGCACCACACCGTCGGCGACCCCGGCGACCGGTCCGGACCGTGAAGCCGTTCGCGCCAAGCAGCAAGCGTGA
- a CDS encoding S8 family serine peptidase: MAEPLEQTGLARLMARGAGRPEIVVAVVDGLVALGHPGLAGRHLRVLPGGTGDRGGQGDVACRPTGNDASCRHGTYVVGLLGADRTSRPPGICPGCTFLLRPIFAAGHVTGRPSAPAMPATPAVPATPAARPEDLAAAIVECVDAGARVLNLSVAPDRPSSTDHRELEWALDHAANRGVITIVAAGNQGTVGTSVLTRHPWTVPVVAYDQRGRPMNLSNLGGSIGARGLGAPGEGVVGLGVDGRPLAVTGTSAAAPFVAGAVALLLSAFPTAPPADVRSALLLTAVGPRRTVVPPFLDAWAAYTALARTGNAPLPHGNRPLKSPESLR; encoded by the coding sequence ATGGCGGAACCGCTGGAACAGACCGGGCTCGCGCGCCTGATGGCGCGCGGCGCCGGCCGGCCGGAGATCGTCGTGGCGGTGGTCGACGGCCTCGTCGCCCTCGGCCACCCGGGACTCGCCGGCCGACACCTGCGCGTGCTGCCCGGCGGGACCGGCGACCGGGGCGGGCAAGGTGACGTTGCCTGCCGCCCGACAGGCAACGACGCGTCCTGCCGCCACGGCACCTACGTCGTCGGACTCCTCGGCGCCGACCGGACCTCGCGGCCGCCCGGCATCTGCCCGGGCTGCACCTTCCTGCTGCGCCCCATCTTCGCGGCGGGCCACGTCACCGGCCGCCCCTCCGCGCCCGCCATGCCTGCCACGCCCGCCGTCCCGGCCACCCCGGCCGCGCGGCCGGAGGACCTCGCCGCCGCCATCGTCGAGTGCGTCGACGCCGGCGCCCGGGTGCTGAACCTGAGCGTCGCGCCCGACCGTCCCTCCAGCACGGACCACCGCGAGCTGGAGTGGGCGCTCGACCACGCGGCCAACCGGGGCGTGATCACGATCGTGGCCGCCGGGAACCAGGGCACGGTCGGCACCTCCGTCCTCACCCGCCACCCGTGGACCGTCCCCGTGGTCGCGTACGACCAGCGAGGTCGGCCGATGAACCTCTCCAATCTGGGAGGTTCGATCGGCGCACGCGGCCTCGGTGCTCCGGGCGAGGGAGTCGTCGGCCTCGGCGTCGACGGCCGCCCGCTGGCGGTCACCGGCACGAGCGCGGCCGCCCCGTTCGTGGCCGGCGCCGTCGCACTGCTGCTGTCGGCCTTCCCCACCGCCCCACCCGCCGACGTCCGGTCCGCCCTCCTGCTCACCGCCGTCGGCCCCCGCCGCACGGTCGTCCCACCCTTCCTGGACGCCTGGGCCGCTTACACCGCCCTCGCCCGGACCGGCAACGCCCCCCTCCCGCACGGCAACCGGCCACTCAAGAGTCCGGAGTCCCTCCGCTGA
- a CDS encoding cyanobactin maturation protease PatG family protein, whose product MDHPTEPAADLPTGPPTDLPADLPTGRGTGPATDSPITEGHPVHPDPLLAPAAADAAIVPTCAECGAARAEQVASDTANNYVYVLGQIDFRAPSLAVEKEVAQAVARSANANLTDRQAVCAAIARPENRYLARQLCYVLSVQGMETYLLRPRDPVDFDRLVEAVRPEPKGTDLDVVIGHRGPLAPPSLCNGLTLPVVAFEQVYSFTSDELIAGIGKPEGTSDKWFTRSSNELLRRVLQLGDNAGDTDEHRAINYLAVRYPRIYEKTVEAFAADASLSGVVFRESRLSGARRILDVVLSYTGRQTDVTEKFFVRVDVTEVFPFLVNKLAPYYDR is encoded by the coding sequence ATGGACCACCCGACGGAACCCGCGGCGGACCTCCCGACCGGTCCCCCGACGGATCTCCCGGCAGACCTCCCGACCGGTCGCGGGACCGGTCCCGCGACGGACTCGCCGATCACCGAGGGACACCCCGTGCATCCGGACCCGCTCCTCGCGCCGGCCGCCGCCGACGCCGCCATCGTCCCGACCTGTGCCGAATGCGGGGCCGCGCGGGCGGAGCAGGTCGCCTCGGACACCGCCAACAACTACGTGTACGTGCTCGGCCAGATCGATTTCCGGGCCCCGAGCCTGGCGGTCGAGAAGGAGGTCGCCCAGGCGGTGGCCCGGTCCGCGAACGCGAACCTGACGGACCGCCAGGCGGTCTGCGCGGCCATCGCGCGGCCGGAGAACCGTTACCTCGCACGGCAGTTGTGCTACGTGCTGAGCGTCCAGGGCATGGAGACGTACCTCCTCCGGCCCCGGGATCCCGTGGACTTCGACAGGCTCGTGGAAGCCGTCCGCCCCGAACCCAAGGGCACCGACCTGGATGTGGTCATCGGACACCGGGGGCCGCTCGCCCCGCCGTCGCTCTGCAACGGTCTGACCCTCCCGGTCGTGGCCTTCGAGCAGGTCTACTCCTTCACAAGCGACGAGTTGATCGCGGGGATCGGCAAGCCGGAGGGGACGAGCGACAAGTGGTTCACCCGCTCGTCCAACGAACTGTTGCGCCGTGTCCTGCAGTTGGGGGACAACGCGGGCGACACCGACGAGCATCGCGCCATCAACTACCTCGCGGTCCGGTACCCCCGCATCTATGAGAAGACCGTGGAGGCGTTCGCCGCCGACGCGAGCCTCAGCGGGGTCGTCTTCCGCGAGTCCCGGCTGAGCGGTGCCCGCAGGATCCTCGACGTCGTGCTCTCCTACACGGGCCGCCAGACGGACGTGACCGAGAAGTTCTTCGTCCGGGTGGACGTGACCGAAGTCTTCCCGTTCCTGGTGAACAAGCTGGCTCCCTACTACGACCGTTGA
- a CDS encoding helix-turn-helix transcriptional regulator: protein MILIDRKDEIFTLHEFLASSRRGNGHVVLVSGSVGIGKSELLYALAEEASATGSEVLRAVGREDERDVPFGVVHQLVRDLSLPAPLRTQMTVLENGYASDPPARPDSAALQAHVARGLCRALLHAGGAGGLLLCVDDVQHTDSASLNCLLQLLPHTRSAPVMVVFSRPDSARHRLPLLSTELLRHPFYRRVRLAPLSPEGTTELTTKALGTEESQGLGPVYHSLSGGNPLLVHALLRDHRDRLVDGDSDAGSEIPPAGEEFAQAVLACLHGREPDILGVARTMALLDSCSSPDRIGRLLRRGPSSVANALRHMEAAGLVTDNRFRHPAARSAVLDDIPCGVLRQQRVDVAELLHHEGLPAPTVARHLVAARHVPPCWAVPVLLDASEQARRSDDVGFALECLELALSGSDDARERALTTTMLARLEWQLNPSTVAPRLGPLSEALLAGGLPAHLAVPLSRALLWHGRFDEAAEVIRALGPKVPGPHGLFTEIREWLRNRYPVMVPLLPAADDGPGIRDGREPAATRPVLLAETVLGSTLRNGGDESSAWSAEQVLRSCPLGDTSLYALESALLALVYADRLGQASVWSAKLLQEATVRQAPTWQAQFTAIRAELALRQGDLNDACDLARSAMTHLSPRSWGVAVGAPLSTLVLAATAMGADDVAEEYLRHSVPEAIFESRYGLQYLYARGHHHLAAGRVHAALDDFLRCGDQARAWDMDLPAFLPWRSGAAAAHLRLGQRDQVRRLADAELARPGSAKSRSRGVAMCLLAEIAEPRRRASLLLEAVGVLRLTGDRLELARALAALSSAQRAIGEAEQARRALYQALHLADVCGAGPLQLSLPPRCREETPPAPGTVPRDPLSAAERRVASLASLGNSNREIADQLCVTISTVEQHLTRVYRKLNVTRRADLPSEFKTLAVGSI, encoded by the coding sequence ATGATACTGATCGACCGCAAAGACGAAATATTCACGTTACACGAATTCCTCGCGAGCAGCCGCCGCGGCAATGGACACGTCGTCCTCGTCAGCGGCTCCGTGGGCATCGGCAAGTCCGAGTTACTCTATGCCTTAGCCGAGGAGGCGTCCGCGACCGGTTCCGAGGTCCTGCGAGCCGTCGGCCGGGAGGACGAGCGCGACGTCCCGTTCGGTGTCGTCCATCAGCTCGTCCGGGACCTTTCGCTGCCCGCCCCGCTCCGTACGCAGATGACCGTCCTGGAGAACGGTTACGCCTCCGATCCTCCCGCCCGTCCTGATTCGGCCGCCCTGCAGGCCCATGTCGCCCGCGGCCTGTGCCGTGCGCTGCTGCACGCAGGCGGGGCGGGCGGCCTGCTGCTCTGCGTCGACGACGTTCAGCACACCGACTCCGCTTCCCTGAACTGTCTGCTGCAACTGCTCCCGCACACGAGATCCGCCCCTGTGATGGTCGTGTTCAGCCGCCCGGACAGTGCCCGCCACCGTCTCCCGCTGTTGAGCACCGAACTGCTCCGCCATCCCTTCTACCGGCGTGTCCGGTTGGCTCCCCTGTCCCCGGAGGGCACGACCGAGCTCACGACGAAGGCCCTGGGCACGGAGGAGTCACAGGGCCTCGGCCCCGTCTACCACTCCCTCAGCGGAGGCAATCCGCTGCTCGTCCACGCCCTGCTGAGGGACCACCGCGACCGGCTGGTGGACGGCGACAGCGACGCGGGGTCCGAAATCCCGCCCGCGGGAGAGGAGTTCGCGCAAGCGGTGCTTGCCTGTCTGCACGGCCGGGAGCCGGACATCCTCGGCGTGGCCCGCACGATGGCGCTGCTGGACTCCTGCTCCTCCCCCGACCGCATAGGCCGCCTGCTCCGGCGCGGTCCGTCCTCGGTGGCGAACGCGCTGCGGCACATGGAGGCCGCCGGGCTCGTCACCGACAACCGTTTCCGTCATCCGGCGGCACGGTCGGCCGTCCTGGACGACATCCCCTGCGGCGTGCTGCGGCAACAGCGAGTCGACGTCGCGGAGTTACTCCACCACGAAGGACTTCCGGCACCCACGGTCGCCCGGCATCTGGTCGCCGCGCGACATGTGCCACCCTGCTGGGCCGTCCCCGTGCTGTTGGACGCCTCCGAGCAGGCGCGCCGAAGCGACGACGTCGGCTTCGCCCTGGAGTGCCTGGAACTGGCGCTGTCCGGCTCCGACGACGCGCGGGAACGGGCGCTCACGACGACGATGCTCGCGCGGCTGGAGTGGCAGCTCAACCCCTCCACGGTGGCTCCCCGTCTGGGGCCGCTGTCCGAAGCGCTGCTGGCGGGCGGCCTGCCCGCCCATCTGGCCGTTCCGCTCTCCCGTGCCCTGCTGTGGCACGGGCGCTTCGACGAGGCCGCCGAGGTGATCCGCGCGCTGGGCCCGAAGGTCCCGGGCCCGCACGGCCTGTTCACGGAGATCAGGGAGTGGCTGCGGAACCGCTACCCCGTGATGGTGCCTCTCCTGCCCGCCGCCGATGACGGCCCGGGCATCCGCGACGGCAGAGAACCGGCGGCCACCAGACCCGTCCTGCTCGCCGAGACCGTCCTCGGCTCGACACTGCGCAACGGCGGCGACGAGTCCAGCGCCTGGAGCGCCGAACAGGTGCTGCGCTCCTGCCCCCTGGGCGACACCAGTCTGTACGCGCTGGAGTCGGCGCTGCTCGCGCTCGTCTACGCGGACCGGCTCGGCCAGGCCTCCGTCTGGTCGGCCAAGCTCCTGCAGGAGGCCACCGTCCGGCAGGCGCCCACCTGGCAGGCGCAGTTCACCGCGATCCGCGCCGAACTGGCCCTGCGACAGGGCGATCTGAACGATGCCTGCGACCTCGCCCGCTCCGCCATGACCCACCTCTCCCCCCGCAGTTGGGGAGTCGCCGTCGGTGCGCCGCTGAGCACGCTCGTCCTGGCCGCGACCGCCATGGGGGCGGACGACGTCGCCGAGGAGTACCTGCGGCACTCGGTGCCGGAGGCGATTTTCGAGTCACGGTACGGCCTGCAGTATCTCTACGCCCGGGGCCATCACCACCTTGCCGCGGGCCGGGTGCACGCGGCCCTGGACGACTTTCTGCGCTGCGGCGACCAGGCCCGCGCCTGGGACATGGATCTGCCCGCCTTCCTGCCCTGGCGCAGCGGCGCGGCGGCCGCACATCTGCGCCTCGGGCAGCGGGACCAGGTCCGCCGACTCGCGGACGCGGAGCTGGCCCGCCCCGGCAGCGCCAAATCCCGCAGCCGCGGTGTCGCCATGTGCCTGCTCGCCGAGATCGCCGAACCGCGGCGCCGGGCGAGCCTGCTGCTGGAGGCGGTCGGTGTCCTGCGGCTCACCGGGGACAGGCTCGAACTGGCCCGGGCCCTGGCCGCGTTGAGTTCCGCGCAGCGCGCGATCGGTGAGGCGGAACAGGCACGGCGAGCGTTATACCAGGCGCTGCACCTGGCCGATGTGTGCGGCGCCGGACCTCTGCAGCTCTCCCTGCCGCCGCGCTGCAGGGAGGAGACACCGCCCGCCCCGGGCACCGTTCCACGCGATCCCCTCAGCGCCGCGGAGCGACGGGTCGCGTCCCTGGCCTCCCTGGGCAACTCCAACCGTGAGATCGCCGACCAACTGTGCGTCACCATCAGCACGGTGGAACAGCATCTGACCCGCGTCTACCGCAAGCTCAACGTGACCAGGCGCGCGGATCTGCCCAGTGAGTTCAAAACCCTGGCCGTAGGATCCATCTGA